A region of the Nocardia asteroides genome:
GCACGAGGCCTACTGCGACTGCGCGGCAGTCTCCGGCTCCGGCAGAACGTCTCCCGTCTCCAACAACGTCTTGAGGTTGGACAAAATGCTCGGCCAGCCGCCGCGGATCGCTTCCAGGACCGCACTGCCCGGTTCGAAGCCGTCGTGCACGACGGTCAGCTTGACGACCTCGCCCTTGGGCTCTATCTCGAACGCCACCTTGGAACGGGGCTCACGCGCCCACGCGGCGACATCGTCCGGGTTCAGCTCGAAGGCCTCGGCCAAGGCGGGGTCGAACGTGTGCCAGGTGTAGGACAGGCGGCGGTACGGCTCGGATTCGAGCACCACTTGCTCGGGGTCCTTGTGGGCCCAGCCCCGCTGCCGCCACTCCATCACCGAGCCCGGACGCCAATCCGTGTCGAAGCCGGTGCCCCAGTAACGATCGGTGAACACCGGGTCGGTGAGCGCCTGCCACAGCTTTTCGGGAGTGGTCTTGATGTAGGTCGTGTAGACGAATGCGTTGTCGCCCATGGGTTGTTCCTCCAGTGCTCTCTTCAGGTCGGCGAGGATGCCGACCCGCGCGCGGTCGTACCGGTTGATCCAGCGTTCGGCGATGGCGTTGATGGGCTCGGCATTGAGGTAGTGCAATTTCTCCCGGCCGCTGC
Encoded here:
- a CDS encoding metalloregulator ArsR/SmtB family transcription factor; translated protein: MDEVFRALADPSRRRLLDSLNARNGQTLRELCAGLATARQSVSKHLAMLEAANLITTRRSGREKLHYLNAEPINAIAERWINRYDRARVGILADLKRALEEQPMGDNAFVYTTYIKTTPEKLWQALTDPVFTDRYWGTGFDTDWRPGSVMEWRQRGWAHKDPEQVVLESEPYRRLSYTWHTFDPALAEAFELNPDDVAAWAREPRSKVAFEIEPKGEVVKLTVVHDGFEPGSAVLEAIRGGWPSILSNLKTLLETGDVLPEPETAAQSQ